The following proteins are co-located in the Synechococcus sp. PROS-U-1 genome:
- a CDS encoding SulP family inorganic anion transporter, translating into MAKRSNPTLVNQWFANPTKDLLSGLVVAFAMIPEAIAFSGIAGVDPKVGLFGAFCLSLTIAVVGGRMAMITSATGSTALLMTGLVATGEARGPGLGVQYLMVAGLVTGVLQILWGYLRLAYQMRFVPQGVLSGFVNALALLIFQAQLPQLGFNLHAGDADHGASSLLPHGGQIPIVWGLVLLGLLIIYGLPKLTRVVPSQLVAIIVLTAISVGFSFDIPTVSSLGTLPAGLPSFSLPFGAEGVPFSLDTLGLVLPTALAISLVGLMETFLTQDILDDKTDTTTNKNVEARGQGIANIVASLFGGMAGCALVGQSVMNVDNGGRTRLSTLFSGVSLLAMILLAGPWLKQIPMAALVAVMISIAVSTADITGLRNLRRIPKSDTSVMLMTFAVTMLTTPHNLALGVLAGVALAGILFSRKVAKVIQVESIEISDQERRYRVEGQLFFVSKVYFLQGFDLHDHPERITIDLSQAHIWDQSGVTALDQVIRKFRNGGSAVSVVGLNEESLDLLERIGGQESAHA; encoded by the coding sequence ATGGCCAAGCGATCCAATCCAACCCTGGTGAATCAGTGGTTTGCCAATCCCACCAAAGACCTGCTCTCAGGTCTGGTGGTGGCTTTCGCCATGATCCCGGAGGCCATTGCTTTTTCGGGGATCGCTGGGGTGGATCCCAAGGTTGGTCTGTTCGGAGCCTTCTGTCTCTCGTTGACCATCGCCGTTGTGGGTGGTCGCATGGCCATGATCACTTCAGCCACGGGTTCCACGGCGCTCTTGATGACAGGGCTTGTGGCAACCGGTGAGGCACGCGGGCCAGGTCTGGGGGTTCAGTACCTGATGGTGGCCGGTCTGGTGACAGGGGTGCTGCAGATCCTCTGGGGATATCTGCGTCTGGCTTATCAGATGCGCTTCGTGCCTCAAGGCGTGCTGAGCGGGTTCGTCAATGCGCTGGCCCTTCTGATTTTTCAGGCCCAGCTGCCCCAGCTCGGTTTCAATCTCCATGCTGGGGATGCCGATCATGGAGCCTCGTCTCTGCTGCCCCACGGCGGGCAGATCCCGATCGTCTGGGGGTTGGTTCTGCTTGGCCTGCTGATCATTTATGGCCTTCCCAAGCTGACCCGGGTGGTGCCATCACAGCTGGTGGCCATCATTGTGCTGACTGCAATCAGTGTGGGCTTCAGCTTCGACATCCCCACGGTCAGCAGTCTGGGTACTCTCCCCGCCGGCCTTCCATCGTTCAGTCTTCCCTTCGGTGCCGAAGGTGTTCCCTTCAGTTTGGACACCCTGGGGCTTGTTCTTCCCACTGCCCTGGCCATCTCCCTTGTGGGCTTGATGGAAACCTTCCTCACCCAGGACATCCTCGACGACAAAACGGATACCACCACCAACAAAAACGTGGAAGCCCGGGGCCAGGGCATTGCAAATATCGTCGCGTCCCTGTTCGGTGGCATGGCCGGCTGTGCCCTTGTGGGCCAATCCGTGATGAATGTGGACAATGGCGGCCGAACGCGACTTTCAACTCTGTTTTCCGGTGTCAGTCTGCTGGCGATGATCCTGCTGGCTGGGCCTTGGCTCAAGCAAATTCCGATGGCGGCTTTGGTGGCCGTGATGATCAGCATTGCTGTCAGCACGGCTGACATCACTGGGCTCCGCAACCTGCGTCGCATACCGAAGAGCGACACTTCGGTGATGCTGATGACCTTTGCCGTCACCATGCTCACCACGCCTCACAACCTTGCCCTTGGCGTGTTGGCAGGCGTTGCTCTTGCAGGCATTCTGTTCAGCCGCAAGGTGGCCAAGGTGATTCAGGTGGAGAGCATCGAGATCAGCGATCAGGAGCGCCGCTACCGCGTTGAGGGGCAGCTGTTTTTTGTTAGCAAGGTGTACTTCCTGCAGGGATTTGATCTTCACGATCATCCCGAGCGCATCACGATTGATCTGTCTCAAGCCCACATTTGGGACCAGAGCGGCGTGACTGCGCTCGATCAGGTCATTCGCAAATTCCGCAACGGTGGTTCGGCCGTGAGCGTTGTTGGCCTCAACGAAGAAAGCCTTGATTTGTTGGAACGGATCGGCGGTCAGGAATCAGCCCATGCTTAA
- a CDS encoding FAD-binding oxidoreductase has product MAADQNAKLLLAALRLLFGQKVALLFQWIDDIGRIAMDSDRPVFINAQAADARCSGLVSPLPETLSDCIRDWSGPRPLRLCGGGTTSRAAADDHWTVDVQTHFKRFDWEPADQTVWIGAGWRMGEVIEALLPYGRTIPAGLSGLPGLGYVLTGGMGPLSRQVGLAVDQLLEIQGVWGDGTPFALSRAADAGSLEWRGLCGAAPFLGVVSEVRMTTQPVQPLWVEQRSVALDQLPELMLQAEASDSSNSLQWHWESDDAVQSLWVGNAAWAGAQRIDGLHQLPSLRGSAPLPPRSHSEVVGLLGPAAAEAWGDLMPELCRLLQRRPHPGCSLACQQLGAATRQVPVEATSFVHRNAEWKPWITAAWAPGDISGQSRSLDWLDAVWQILQPVCTGVHLAQLHDHLPFHRRELEAAFGPWLPELRKLKQRLDPAGTLPSL; this is encoded by the coding sequence ATGGCCGCAGATCAGAACGCCAAGTTGCTCCTTGCTGCTCTCCGCTTGCTGTTCGGCCAAAAGGTCGCTCTGCTGTTCCAATGGATTGACGATATCGGTCGCATCGCGATGGATTCAGACCGTCCCGTTTTCATCAATGCGCAGGCGGCTGATGCGAGGTGCTCTGGCCTGGTGTCTCCGCTGCCGGAAACCTTGAGTGATTGCATTCGGGATTGGAGCGGCCCACGGCCATTACGACTCTGTGGGGGGGGCACCACTTCTCGCGCCGCCGCCGACGACCACTGGACAGTGGATGTTCAAACCCACTTCAAACGCTTCGATTGGGAGCCTGCCGATCAGACGGTGTGGATCGGTGCAGGGTGGCGAATGGGTGAGGTAATCGAGGCGTTGCTTCCCTACGGCCGAACGATCCCTGCTGGTTTGTCGGGGCTGCCCGGGCTTGGGTATGTGCTCACCGGCGGCATGGGACCGCTGAGTCGACAAGTTGGGCTCGCTGTCGATCAATTGCTGGAGATTCAGGGGGTGTGGGGCGATGGAACCCCCTTTGCGCTGTCACGAGCAGCTGATGCTGGCTCGTTGGAGTGGCGTGGCCTGTGTGGAGCAGCGCCGTTTCTGGGTGTGGTGAGCGAGGTGCGCATGACCACCCAGCCAGTGCAGCCGCTGTGGGTGGAGCAGCGTTCGGTTGCTCTGGATCAACTTCCTGAGCTCATGCTCCAGGCGGAAGCATCGGATTCCAGCAACAGCCTGCAATGGCATTGGGAGAGCGACGACGCGGTGCAATCGCTCTGGGTTGGTAATGCTGCATGGGCTGGAGCGCAGCGGATCGATGGGTTGCATCAGCTCCCATCATTGAGAGGATCAGCCCCGCTGCCCCCCCGTAGTCATTCGGAGGTCGTTGGTTTGTTGGGCCCAGCAGCTGCTGAGGCCTGGGGGGATTTGATGCCGGAGCTATGCCGTTTGCTGCAGCGCCGTCCTCATCCGGGCTGCAGCCTGGCCTGTCAGCAGCTTGGGGCGGCAACGCGACAGGTCCCCGTGGAGGCCACGTCCTTCGTTCATCGCAACGCCGAGTGGAAACCCTGGATCACGGCGGCCTGGGCCCCGGGGGATATCTCGGGCCAGAGCCGCAGCCTCGATTGGCTGGACGCGGTCTGGCAGATCCTCCAGCCGGTCTGTACTGGAGTGCATCTGGCTCAGTTGCATGATCACTTGCCGTTCCATCGGAGGGAGTTGGAAGCAGCCTTCGGCCCCTGGTTGCCGGAGTTGCGAAAGCTGAAACAGCGTTTGGATCCGGCAGGCACCCTGCCATCGCTCTGA
- a CDS encoding sirohydrochlorin chelatase — protein MAEQQAESSKEQLGVLICGHGSRNRLAVEEFAQMVEALRPRLAPMPVEHGYLEFARPILRDGLESLRQQGVTRVLAIPAMLFAAGHAKNDIPSVLNTYTAETGLPIDYGRELGVDRLMVSAAGARVQECLNEAEQDVPLAETLLVVVGRGSSDPDANSNVAKVTRLLVEGFGFGWGETVYSGVTFPLVEPGLRHAVKLGFKRVVVVPYFLFSGVLVSRIRQHTALVEADHPEVEFLSAGYLGDHTLVVDTFKERVEEVLRGDTAMNCSLCKYRAQVLGFEQDVGRAQESHHHHVEGLAESCTLCELECTGACQPDGVPIAHDHSHGSDHSHDHHHPPYPHAEHPLGPVTLKRASDAPKD, from the coding sequence TTGGCCGAACAGCAAGCGGAGAGCAGCAAGGAGCAACTTGGCGTTCTGATCTGCGGCCATGGCAGCCGAAACCGATTGGCCGTTGAAGAGTTCGCGCAGATGGTGGAAGCCCTGCGGCCACGGCTCGCTCCGATGCCGGTCGAGCACGGTTATCTCGAATTTGCCCGTCCCATCCTTCGTGATGGCCTTGAGTCGCTTCGGCAACAGGGCGTCACCAGAGTGCTGGCCATTCCGGCCATGCTTTTCGCCGCGGGACATGCCAAGAACGACATCCCCTCCGTTCTCAACACCTACACCGCCGAAACTGGTCTGCCGATTGATTACGGCCGAGAGCTGGGGGTGGACCGTCTGATGGTCTCGGCAGCCGGGGCCCGCGTTCAGGAGTGCCTGAATGAAGCGGAGCAGGACGTCCCCCTGGCCGAAACGCTGCTGGTGGTGGTGGGTCGAGGTTCATCGGATCCAGACGCCAACTCCAACGTGGCCAAGGTGACGCGTCTACTGGTGGAAGGGTTTGGCTTCGGCTGGGGAGAAACGGTGTATTCCGGCGTGACCTTCCCACTCGTGGAACCAGGGCTACGCCATGCGGTGAAGCTGGGTTTCAAACGTGTGGTGGTGGTGCCCTACTTCCTCTTTTCAGGGGTTTTGGTGAGCCGAATCCGCCAACACACCGCTCTGGTGGAAGCCGACCACCCGGAGGTGGAGTTTCTCTCGGCGGGGTATCTGGGCGACCACACCCTGGTGGTGGACACCTTCAAAGAGAGGGTCGAGGAAGTGTTGCGGGGCGACACCGCCATGAACTGCTCGCTCTGCAAGTACAGAGCCCAGGTGCTGGGCTTCGAACAGGACGTTGGGCGTGCACAGGAAAGCCACCACCACCATGTGGAAGGACTCGCGGAAAGCTGCACGCTCTGCGAACTGGAGTGCACAGGGGCATGCCAACCCGACGGCGTACCGATTGCCCATGACCACAGCCATGGGTCAGACCACAGCCATGACCACCACCACCCGCCCTATCCCCATGCGGAACACCCCCTGGGCCCCGTAACGCTGAAACGCGCCAGCGACGCTCCTAAAGATTGA
- a CDS encoding DUF2811 domain-containing protein produces MDRNHLERCHEMGAKDHSALAKSSYVSLETEIPEVLYKGMKDFIGENPNWDQYRVMSSALAHFLFQNGCDDRAVTERYLDDLFIRPDH; encoded by the coding sequence ATGGATCGAAATCACCTCGAGCGATGCCATGAGATGGGCGCAAAGGACCACAGCGCCCTCGCAAAGTCCAGCTACGTGAGCCTGGAAACGGAAATTCCCGAGGTGCTCTACAAGGGCATGAAGGATTTCATCGGAGAGAACCCCAACTGGGACCAATACCGCGTTATGAGTTCAGCTCTTGCCCACTTTTTGTTTCAGAACGGCTGTGACGACCGTGCCGTGACCGAGCGTTATCTCGACGATCTGTTCATTCGCCCCGACCACTGA
- a CDS encoding GMC oxidoreductase — protein sequence MSSRSMNCDGPWDAIVVGSGASGGVAAMTLAEGGARVLVVDAGPDLTSTEAFGSEPGNLVRRIAGLTSGSHRRQSQHPGYWKANPRLYADERIHPYEHPADQPFLWTRGLQVGGRSLTWGGITLRLSDEDLAGVNVDGQQVGWPLRSSDLTPHYAELERWLGVHGGRDGLDHLPDGDTQPALAATPAEQRFAVAVQHQLGYPVIRSRGFGPAPQGQDASWPRSSSRGSSLPRAMATGRTQLMPEHLVERLLMDAGGNNATGVVAVDQINGNRKELKADLVVLAASTIQTVSILLRSCRGVQSNGFDDPSGRLGTRLMDHVSTSQFFAFPERDQADQPPLTGAGSFFVPLGRHLPSAGFQGGYGLWGGIGRFDPPRWLRRRPTCITGFLIGHGEVLPRAENRVTLSERTDRWGVRVPSISCRWSRNELEMVTHMRASIKACIDAAGGEARPIKNLFHLPFVEPWLEGAVALSDGAAPPGYYIHEVGGAAMGSAEICSVVDPFNRLWRVPNVLVVDGACWPSSAWQSPTLTMMALSRRACLEALSGRGE from the coding sequence ATGAGCAGTCGCTCTATGAACTGCGATGGTCCCTGGGACGCCATTGTCGTTGGCTCAGGAGCGAGTGGAGGCGTGGCAGCCATGACGCTGGCTGAGGGCGGTGCGCGTGTGCTTGTGGTGGACGCTGGCCCCGACCTAACCAGCACCGAAGCCTTTGGGTCTGAACCGGGAAATCTGGTGCGGCGGATCGCGGGTCTGACCAGCGGCAGCCATCGCCGGCAGTCTCAGCATCCCGGCTACTGGAAAGCGAATCCTCGTTTGTATGCCGACGAGCGGATTCACCCCTACGAGCACCCGGCGGATCAGCCATTTCTTTGGACGAGAGGTTTGCAGGTGGGCGGTCGGAGCCTGACCTGGGGGGGGATCACCCTGCGTCTTTCTGACGAGGATCTGGCTGGTGTCAACGTTGATGGCCAACAGGTTGGTTGGCCCCTGCGCAGCAGTGACCTGACGCCCCATTACGCCGAACTGGAGCGCTGGCTTGGCGTTCATGGTGGGCGCGATGGTTTGGATCATCTGCCGGATGGAGACACGCAACCGGCTCTGGCGGCGACGCCGGCGGAACAGCGCTTTGCTGTAGCCGTGCAGCATCAGTTGGGTTACCCCGTTATTCGCTCAAGGGGCTTTGGTCCAGCGCCGCAGGGGCAGGATGCTTCTTGGCCCCGCTCCAGCAGTCGCGGCAGCAGCCTTCCCCGCGCCATGGCCACTGGACGCACTCAGCTGATGCCTGAGCATCTGGTGGAACGTCTGCTGATGGATGCAGGTGGCAACAACGCCACGGGTGTTGTTGCCGTTGATCAAATCAACGGCAACCGAAAGGAGTTAAAGGCGGATCTGGTGGTTTTGGCTGCTTCCACGATTCAGACCGTTTCCATCTTGTTGCGTTCCTGTCGTGGGGTGCAGTCCAACGGTTTTGACGACCCTTCAGGACGTCTCGGCACACGCCTGATGGACCACGTCTCCACATCGCAGTTTTTTGCCTTTCCCGAACGGGACCAAGCTGATCAGCCCCCCCTCACGGGTGCTGGAAGTTTCTTTGTTCCGTTGGGGCGTCACCTGCCATCGGCTGGATTTCAGGGCGGCTACGGCCTCTGGGGAGGCATTGGGCGATTTGATCCACCACGATGGCTGCGGCGTCGCCCGACCTGCATCACCGGGTTTCTCATCGGTCACGGTGAAGTCCTGCCGAGAGCGGAAAACAGGGTGACGCTGAGTGAGCGCACGGATCGCTGGGGCGTGCGTGTTCCCTCGATCTCTTGTCGTTGGAGCCGAAATGAGCTGGAGATGGTGACGCACATGCGCGCCTCAATCAAGGCCTGTATCGACGCTGCCGGAGGCGAGGCTCGGCCGATCAAGAACCTTTTCCATCTGCCCTTTGTTGAGCCTTGGTTGGAGGGCGCGGTGGCGCTGTCGGATGGTGCAGCACCTCCGGGCTATTACATCCATGAAGTTGGAGGGGCTGCCATGGGCTCCGCCGAAATATGCAGCGTTGTTGATCCCTTCAACCGGCTCTGGCGGGTTCCCAACGTGCTGGTGGTGGACGGCGCCTGTTGGCCTTCTTCGGCCTGGCAGAGCCCAACACTGACCATGATGGCCCTGAGCCGTCGGGCGTGTTTGGAAGCCCTCAGTGGTCGGGGCGAATGA